A single genomic interval of Aegicerativicinus sediminis harbors:
- a CDS encoding helix-turn-helix transcriptional regulator, translating to MKLNIKNMVCGRCIMVVDGIFKAQGIDVETVSLGEVQLPQEISPDQLSKLNSALKEKGFEVIDDKKSLLLERVKSVVIDEIHHNDHFELKVNWSHFLQEKLQTDYHHLSTLFSSVNGYTLEQYIIKQKVEKVKEYLFYDEMSLKEIAFKLGYSSVAHLSTQFKKITGLTPSKFKETLDNRNRLALDQI from the coding sequence ATGAAACTGAACATTAAAAATATGGTATGTGGCCGCTGTATTATGGTGGTTGATGGCATTTTTAAAGCTCAGGGTATAGATGTCGAAACAGTCTCTTTGGGAGAGGTTCAACTTCCCCAGGAAATTTCACCCGATCAACTCTCAAAACTGAATTCGGCATTGAAGGAAAAAGGATTCGAAGTAATAGACGACAAAAAAAGTCTATTATTGGAACGGGTCAAGTCTGTCGTAATTGATGAGATCCATCACAATGACCATTTTGAACTTAAAGTCAATTGGTCACATTTTTTACAGGAAAAATTGCAAACAGATTATCACCATTTAAGCACTTTATTCTCTTCCGTAAATGGGTATACACTAGAACAATATATCATCAAACAAAAGGTTGAAAAGGTAAAGGAATACCTTTTTTATGATGAAATGTCCTTAAAGGAAATTGCCTTTAAATTAGGTTATAGTAGTGTTGCCCATCTTTCTACCCAATTCAAAAAAATCACAGGACTCACTCCTTCAAAGTTTAAAGAAACCTTAGACAACCGAAACAGACTTGCACTGGATCAAATTTAG
- the ric gene encoding iron-sulfur cluster repair di-iron protein, with amino-acid sequence METQTQKISKTIGNYVAEDFRTAAVFKKHQIDFCCNGHRTLEEVCLKKGLDTELIMNELEHSLHSYSDEKMDYSSWPIDLLADYIEKKHHRYVEDTIPVLKQFLEKLCRVHGERHTELLKINELFKTSAGELTKHMKKEELNLFPYVKEMVNAQRQGTILASPPFGQVQNPISVMENEHENEGQRFSQIAELTNNYQPPSDACTTFRVAYSMLEEFEKDLHLHIHLENNILFPKAIKLQEQFVN; translated from the coding sequence ATGGAAACACAAACACAAAAAATCTCTAAAACCATCGGTAATTATGTGGCTGAAGATTTCAGGACAGCAGCTGTATTCAAAAAACATCAGATCGATTTCTGTTGTAATGGCCATAGAACTCTAGAGGAAGTATGTTTAAAAAAAGGCCTCGATACAGAGCTAATTATGAATGAATTAGAACATTCGCTCCATTCTTATTCCGATGAGAAAATGGATTATTCTTCTTGGCCAATAGATCTATTGGCGGATTATATAGAAAAGAAGCATCACAGATATGTAGAAGATACTATTCCGGTCCTCAAACAATTTCTGGAAAAACTTTGTCGAGTACACGGTGAAAGGCATACAGAACTTTTAAAAATCAATGAACTTTTTAAAACCTCAGCCGGAGAATTGACCAAACATATGAAAAAAGAGGAGCTCAATCTATTTCCTTATGTGAAGGAGATGGTAAATGCACAGAGGCAAGGAACAATTTTAGCGTCACCTCCTTTTGGGCAGGTTCAAAATCCTATTTCAGTTATGGAAAATGAACATGAAAATGAAGGGCAAAGATTTAGCCAGATTGCAGAATTGACCAATAACTATCAGCCTCCTTCCGATGCCTGTACTACCTTTCGGGTGGCCTATTCCATGCTAGAAGAATTTGAAAAAGATCTGCATTTGCACATCCATTTAGAAAACAATATTTTGTTTCCCAAAGCCATCAAACTGCAAGAACAATTTGTTAACTGA
- a CDS encoding RrF2 family transcriptional regulator: MFSKACEYAIRAMIYIAKNSLEGKRVNPKEISAEINSPQAFTAKILQALVRKNVVKSIKGAYGGFEIDKENIPKITLSIIVETIDGDDIYKGCGLGLQRCNEENPCPLHDRFTEVRHSLRLMLENTTLEVLVDQLEKGNTVLKLT, encoded by the coding sequence ATGTTTTCAAAAGCTTGTGAATATGCCATTAGGGCAATGATTTATATTGCTAAAAATTCCCTGGAAGGTAAAAGGGTAAATCCTAAAGAAATTTCAGCAGAAATCAATTCCCCTCAAGCGTTTACCGCTAAAATTCTTCAGGCACTGGTAAGAAAAAATGTGGTTAAGTCTATTAAAGGGGCTTATGGTGGATTCGAAATTGACAAGGAAAACATACCTAAAATTACACTTTCAATAATCGTGGAAACCATTGACGGCGACGATATCTATAAGGGGTGTGGATTGGGTTTGCAAAGGTGTAACGAAGAAAACCCTTGTCCTTTACATGACAGATTTACGGAAGTTAGACATAGCCTAAGACTAATGTTGGAAAATACTACCTTGGAAGTATTGGTGGATCAATTAGAAAAGGGAAATACGGTTTTGAAATTAACGTAA
- a CDS encoding helix-turn-helix domain-containing protein: MDNWSQLNIKGMVCNRCIQTIEETLYHIGYAIKSISLGRVVFNDSLSLNDVKLVKASLTQLGFELLEDRNQNLLNEIKSSIQELVAYNSNGEKMEKISTYLSKKLNKNYDSLAEFFGRYEGLTIEKYFINTRIARVKELLVYTQDTLSEIAFRVGFSSPHHLSNQFKNSTGLNPSDFRELHKKNNAVRRNENMQHEIFTSN; this comes from the coding sequence ATGGACAATTGGAGTCAACTTAACATTAAAGGAATGGTTTGTAATCGCTGTATACAAACCATAGAGGAAACCCTATATCATATTGGGTACGCCATAAAATCCATATCATTAGGAAGAGTTGTTTTTAATGATAGCCTCTCTTTAAATGATGTAAAATTGGTAAAGGCTTCTTTAACCCAACTCGGGTTTGAATTACTTGAAGATCGTAATCAAAATCTACTAAACGAGATCAAATCATCCATTCAAGAATTGGTGGCTTACAATTCTAATGGGGAGAAAATGGAGAAGATTTCAACATATCTAAGCAAAAAGCTCAATAAAAACTATGATTCCCTTGCAGAGTTTTTTGGCAGATATGAAGGATTAACCATAGAGAAATACTTCATAAACACTCGAATTGCTAGAGTAAAAGAGTTGCTTGTATATACGCAAGACACATTATCGGAAATAGCGTTTCGCGTTGGATTTAGCAGTCCCCATCATTTATCGAACCAATTCAAAAATAGCACAGGATTAAATCCGTCAGATTTTAGGGAATTACACAAAAAAAATAATGCTGTTAGAAGGAATGAAAACATGCAACATGAAATATTTACGTCAAATTAA
- a CDS encoding GNAT family N-acetyltransferase: MRVKNLDTIPIETIVGCFLEAFENYFVEFPKDLKYFKKRWEMSKIDYSISYGMFHGQKLVGFVLHGIDFRRNHLTAFNLATGVIPDYRGKKITKRIYDFAIPELKNRGITKCQLEVIKNNAPAVNTYENIGFTITKNYKCFSGDIVLKQPLNYSLKEIHHEEFNMIDWPNQTSYSWENQEESLVKGEFKWYLVSNKSMAESYFIINPLTGYIPKIDVLEETDEIWQRLFSAVNGVSSKIKINNVDEQLAVKINRLQQFGLNNTIDQFEMELLL; the protein is encoded by the coding sequence ATGAGAGTGAAAAATTTAGATACCATTCCAATTGAAACTATAGTTGGATGTTTTTTGGAAGCTTTTGAAAATTACTTTGTAGAATTCCCAAAGGATTTGAAATATTTTAAAAAGAGGTGGGAAATGTCCAAAATCGATTATTCAATATCCTATGGAATGTTTCATGGCCAAAAATTGGTTGGCTTTGTTTTGCATGGTATCGACTTCCGGCGAAATCATTTAACAGCATTTAACTTAGCAACAGGAGTCATTCCGGATTACCGAGGAAAAAAAATAACCAAGAGGATTTATGACTTTGCCATTCCAGAACTGAAAAATCGGGGCATCACAAAATGTCAATTGGAGGTAATCAAAAATAATGCCCCTGCCGTAAATACCTATGAGAATATAGGATTCACCATTACAAAAAATTACAAATGCTTTTCTGGAGATATCGTATTAAAGCAACCTTTAAACTATTCTCTCAAAGAAATTCATCACGAAGAATTCAACATGATTGATTGGCCAAATCAAACTTCGTATTCATGGGAAAATCAAGAAGAATCTCTTGTTAAAGGTGAATTTAAATGGTATTTGGTTTCAAACAAGAGTATGGCTGAGTCCTATTTTATTATCAATCCCCTAACCGGCTATATCCCAAAAATCGATGTCCTTGAGGAAACAGATGAAATATGGCAACGATTGTTTTCTGCTGTCAATGGAGTTTCAAGTAAGATAAAAATCAACAATGTAGATGAACAATTAGCTGTTAAAATAAATCGACTTCAACAGTTCGGGTTAAATAATACTATCGATCAATTTGAAATGGAATTACTCCTTTAA